One Cohnella candidum genomic region harbors:
- a CDS encoding HD domain-containing phosphohydrolase: MPTYLRLVRELKRNYVLGSIIIVLGIGFLLMFFTLSMTAREVWTVAVILVFSLGVMLGTETIVLRSHLAPIRRLFAAPPAEPAPWRAAYVRTHQLPKKAVGRVLGPHYFGLAIPAAGLSALAIRLDYLNIPYYLLLVASVAAFLLAALHAMAEFFLTSQAIRPLLLHLRGEALARFGEDLSLGGRVLVSIRGKFRWSAFLIGAFPLLVFTFAGQIRFSDVYRNNSEYWQWQVLLLAIGIGAAAVGAWLLSRDVEQPIRELQDKMAKVRDGSFDGYANDLYADEFSRLVGGFNHMLDGLKARERMNSQLIQSYITTLAATLDARDPYTAGHSVRVAAYSVEIGWLAGLTLQELEVVKKSALLHDIGKIGVRDSVLLKEGRLTDEEFDMIKQHPATGEKILKQIEPADAMAELLPGVRSHHERYDGKGYPDGLAGQDIPLLGRIIAIADAFDAMTSDRPYRRGMSVEQALGILKDGCGTQWDPALALPFIEQTTEREQEKSAPAQAAASAE, translated from the coding sequence TTGCCTACATACCTTCGTCTTGTCCGCGAACTGAAGCGGAACTACGTGCTGGGATCGATCATCATCGTACTGGGTATCGGCTTCTTGTTGATGTTCTTCACGCTCAGTATGACCGCGCGGGAAGTATGGACCGTCGCCGTCATCCTCGTCTTCTCTCTCGGGGTCATGCTGGGTACCGAAACGATTGTCCTGCGGAGCCATCTTGCCCCGATCCGGCGATTGTTCGCCGCGCCGCCGGCCGAACCCGCTCCCTGGCGGGCCGCTTACGTTCGGACGCACCAGCTTCCCAAAAAAGCAGTGGGACGTGTCCTCGGCCCCCACTATTTCGGTTTGGCGATCCCGGCCGCCGGATTATCCGCCCTGGCCATCCGCCTCGACTACCTGAATATTCCTTACTATTTGCTGCTGGTAGCCTCCGTCGCGGCGTTCCTGCTCGCGGCGCTTCACGCGATGGCCGAGTTTTTCCTGACGTCCCAGGCGATCCGTCCTTTGCTTCTCCACTTGCGCGGAGAAGCCCTTGCCCGGTTCGGGGAAGACCTGTCGCTTGGAGGGCGCGTGCTCGTCTCGATCCGGGGCAAATTCCGCTGGAGCGCCTTCCTGATCGGGGCGTTTCCCTTGCTTGTGTTCACGTTCGCGGGACAGATCCGGTTCTCGGACGTGTACCGGAACAACTCGGAATATTGGCAATGGCAGGTTCTGTTGCTCGCGATCGGCATCGGCGCGGCGGCCGTTGGCGCCTGGCTGCTGTCCCGCGACGTCGAGCAGCCGATCCGGGAGCTGCAGGACAAAATGGCCAAGGTCCGGGACGGCTCGTTTGACGGTTACGCCAACGATCTGTATGCGGACGAATTTTCCCGCCTCGTCGGCGGCTTCAATCATATGCTGGACGGCCTGAAAGCGCGGGAGCGCATGAACAGCCAGCTCATCCAAAGCTATATTACGACGCTGGCCGCCACGCTGGATGCGCGGGATCCCTATACGGCAGGCCATTCCGTCCGCGTCGCCGCATACTCCGTCGAAATCGGCTGGCTCGCCGGCCTGACCCTCCAAGAGCTGGAGGTCGTCAAAAAATCCGCGCTGCTTCACGACATCGGCAAAATCGGCGTCCGCGATTCCGTGCTCCTGAAAGAAGGCCGGTTGACGGACGAAGAGTTTGACATGATCAAGCAGCATCCGGCGACCGGGGAGAAAATCCTGAAGCAAATCGAGCCGGCCGACGCGATGGCCGAGCTGCTGCCCGGCGTCCGCTCCCATCATGAGCGCTATGACGGCAAAGGCTATCCCGACGGGCTGGCCGGCCAGGACATTCCGCTGCTCGGACGGATCATCGCCATCGCCGACGCCTTCGACGCCATGACGTCCGACCGTCCCTATCGGCGCGGGATGAGCGTGGAGCAGGCGCTCGGCATTTTGAAGGATGGCTGCGGCACGCAGTGGGACCCTGCCCTCGCGCTTCCGTTCATCGAACAGACGACGGAACGCGAACAAGAGAAATCGGCGCCTGCTCAAGCCGCGGCATCGGCGGAATAA
- a CDS encoding response regulator: MYKAIIVDDEAVVRVGLKNTIDWEAHGFRLIGDYENGRDAWEAIERDKPDLVISDISMPFMDGLELAGLVVSQYPYVKMIILTGFDEFEYAQQAIRLKVSDFILKPITAREIRQLLDKIRLEMDEENQRHEDLSRLRHQLNQSLPLLKERFLERMVALGLGRPQIEERFSFFGLPPLKPGYLIMVADIDDFGDRETETGYWDEHDAEFLRFAAFNIFEEIAQRESLLLFRTREERMVTILSGQEDESLLMETAFRIAEEVRHHIEKYLKFTVTFGVGRACLSTEQLPAAYKSALAALDYRFLLGKNRVLGILDMEGKAPSPLPIADWDRKLASAVKTGSLQDALAIVEEGVATLKASLVPIESCFLHVQKAVLTLMNTVQELSVHLPEDRLDPRTMMDVYRFKTLDEIEEWLKQAVRLVVSAIADNRSHLTSAQIRKAVEYIETHFANEKITLQEICRHVLMSTSYFSLVFKQHTGETFIEYLTGVRVAKAKELLQHTNLKFYEIAEKVGYGDPNYFSILFKKRTGRTPKEYREQHAKESS, encoded by the coding sequence ATGTACAAAGCGATTATCGTCGACGACGAGGCCGTCGTCCGAGTCGGCCTGAAAAACACGATCGATTGGGAGGCCCACGGCTTCCGCCTGATCGGCGATTACGAGAACGGCCGCGACGCTTGGGAAGCCATCGAGCGCGATAAGCCGGATCTCGTGATCTCCGACATCAGCATGCCGTTCATGGACGGCCTCGAGCTGGCCGGCCTCGTCGTGTCGCAATACCCTTACGTGAAAATGATCATCCTGACCGGCTTCGACGAGTTCGAGTACGCCCAGCAAGCCATCCGGCTGAAGGTGTCCGACTTCATCCTGAAGCCGATCACGGCGCGCGAAATCCGGCAGCTGCTGGACAAGATCCGGCTCGAGATGGACGAGGAGAACCAACGTCACGAGGATCTCAGCCGTCTCCGGCACCAGTTGAACCAAAGCCTGCCGCTTCTCAAGGAACGGTTCCTCGAGCGAATGGTCGCGCTCGGCCTTGGCCGCCCGCAAATCGAAGAGCGCTTCTCCTTCTTCGGCCTCCCGCCGCTCAAACCCGGTTACTTGATCATGGTGGCCGACATCGACGACTTCGGAGACAGGGAGACGGAAACCGGCTACTGGGACGAGCACGATGCGGAGTTCCTCCGTTTTGCGGCGTTCAATATTTTCGAAGAGATCGCGCAGCGCGAATCCCTGCTGCTGTTTCGGACGCGCGAAGAGAGAATGGTAACCATCCTGTCCGGCCAAGAGGACGAAAGCCTCCTGATGGAAACCGCGTTCCGCATCGCGGAGGAAGTCCGGCATCACATCGAGAAATACCTCAAGTTCACGGTCACGTTCGGCGTCGGGCGGGCTTGCCTGTCCACGGAACAGCTTCCCGCCGCCTATAAGAGCGCGCTTGCCGCGCTCGATTACCGGTTCCTGCTCGGCAAGAATCGCGTGCTCGGCATACTCGACATGGAGGGCAAGGCTCCCTCTCCTCTGCCCATCGCGGACTGGGACCGCAAGCTGGCCTCCGCCGTCAAAACCGGATCGCTGCAAGACGCGCTCGCGATCGTCGAAGAGGGCGTGGCGACGCTGAAAGCCTCGCTCGTCCCGATCGAATCCTGCTTTCTGCACGTGCAGAAAGCGGTCCTGACGCTTATGAACACCGTACAAGAGCTTTCCGTCCATCTCCCGGAGGACAGGCTGGACCCCCGGACGATGATGGACGTCTATCGGTTCAAAACGCTGGACGAAATCGAGGAGTGGCTGAAACAGGCCGTCCGGTTGGTCGTGTCCGCGATCGCCGACAACCGCAGCCATCTGACGAGCGCCCAGATCCGCAAAGCGGTGGAGTACATCGAAACCCACTTCGCGAACGAGAAGATCACGCTTCAGGAAATCTGCCGCCATGTTCTGATGAGCACCAGCTATTTCAGCCTTGTTTTCAAACAGCATACCGGGGAAACGTTCATCGAATATTTGACGGGCGTGCGCGTCGCCAAAGCCAAGGAGCTGCTTCAACACACGAACCTCAAATTCTACGAAATCGCGGAGAAGGTCGGCTACGGGGATCCGAACTATTTCAGCATCCTGTTCAAGAAGCGCACCGGACGCACCCCTAAAGAATACCGCGAACAGCACGCGAAGGAGAGCTCCTGA
- a CDS encoding cache domain-containing sensor histidine kinase: MAKLIRNPPFPFKSIQSSISFAFSCLILASIAATTLFSYRLSVDAVQRNSQGYIEEIIKQVNTNIQSYVDNMENISLLAMTSKDVKYYISDNTFISAEERRPYEKRISDLFQSILYTRKDIASIMVFGYNGRFVSDRRITALNPYAKLEEQAWYKNARDAGGKSVLSAPHVQNIIQNEYRWVVSLSRELKSTDGITAEGVFLVDLNLSVIDAICSQINLGKKGYVFIVDSEGNIVYHPQQQLIYSNLLSERIPEVVAASSGTSFIANDRDGKRMYSVQDTNFGWKIVGVAYTDELIANSGTIRSTILAYSLVGLAVSLLLSLLLSHRLTRPIKKLQADMKMVEKGNFGIQTEIGQMNEIGQLGRTFNMMVSRIKDLMQEIIQTQENKRKNELQLLQAQINPHFLYNTLDSIVWMAEQKQHEEVVLMTSALAKLFRASITRDQELVPIRVEAEHIANYLLIQKMRYHEQLDYRIDIDDAILSYKTLKILLQPFVENAIYHGIRNKPEIGLVTIRGREDGGRIVFEVEDNGLGMTPEQLARIWMPDDEGTRRKGIGIHNVNERIQLHFGHEYGIKIRSEPENGTCVTITVPKLG; the protein is encoded by the coding sequence ATGGCCAAGCTCATCCGAAACCCGCCGTTTCCGTTCAAGAGCATCCAGTCGAGCATTTCCTTCGCCTTCTCCTGCCTCATCCTGGCTTCCATCGCCGCGACGACGCTGTTCAGCTACCGCCTCTCCGTGGACGCCGTGCAGCGGAATTCACAAGGGTACATCGAAGAAATCATCAAGCAGGTCAACACGAACATTCAATCTTACGTCGACAACATGGAAAACATTTCGCTGCTGGCCATGACGAGCAAGGACGTCAAATACTACATTTCCGACAACACCTTCATCAGCGCGGAGGAAAGGCGTCCTTACGAAAAGCGCATATCCGACCTCTTCCAATCCATCTTGTATACCCGCAAGGATATCGCTTCCATCATGGTGTTCGGTTACAACGGCCGGTTCGTATCCGACCGGCGCATCACCGCGCTCAACCCGTACGCCAAGCTCGAAGAGCAAGCCTGGTACAAGAACGCCCGAGATGCGGGAGGCAAATCCGTCCTCTCCGCCCCCCACGTCCAGAACATCATCCAGAACGAGTACCGCTGGGTCGTCTCCCTCAGCCGGGAGTTGAAAAGCACGGACGGCATCACCGCCGAAGGCGTGTTCCTCGTCGATCTCAACCTGAGCGTCATCGACGCCATCTGCAGCCAGATCAACCTCGGCAAAAAAGGGTACGTCTTCATCGTGGATTCGGAAGGCAACATCGTCTATCACCCTCAGCAGCAGCTTATCTACAGCAACCTTCTGAGCGAACGCATTCCCGAAGTCGTAGCCGCGTCGAGCGGCACCTCCTTCATCGCGAACGACAGGGACGGCAAACGGATGTATTCCGTTCAGGACACGAACTTCGGCTGGAAAATCGTCGGCGTCGCGTACACGGACGAGCTCATCGCCAATTCGGGCACGATCCGCAGCACCATTTTAGCCTACTCGCTCGTCGGACTTGCCGTGTCTCTGCTCCTGTCCCTGCTGCTCTCGCACCGGCTCACGCGCCCGATCAAGAAGCTGCAGGCCGACATGAAAATGGTCGAGAAAGGCAACTTCGGCATCCAGACGGAGATCGGCCAAATGAACGAGATCGGCCAGCTTGGGCGCACGTTCAACATGATGGTGTCGCGGATCAAGGACCTGATGCAGGAAATCATCCAGACGCAGGAGAACAAGAGGAAAAACGAATTGCAGCTTCTGCAAGCGCAGATCAATCCCCATTTTCTCTACAACACGCTCGATTCCATCGTTTGGATGGCTGAGCAGAAGCAGCACGAGGAAGTCGTGCTCATGACGTCCGCGCTCGCCAAGCTGTTCCGCGCCAGCATTACCCGGGACCAAGAGCTGGTGCCGATCCGCGTGGAGGCCGAGCACATCGCGAATTACTTGCTGATCCAGAAAATGCGTTACCACGAGCAGCTCGACTACCGGATCGACATAGACGATGCCATCCTGTCCTACAAAACGCTGAAAATCCTGCTGCAACCGTTCGTCGAAAACGCCATCTACCACGGCATCCGCAACAAGCCCGAGATCGGCCTGGTCACGATCCGCGGACGGGAAGACGGAGGCCGCATCGTGTTCGAGGTCGAGGATAACGGGCTCGGCATGACGCCGGAACAGCTCGCCCGCATCTGGATGCCCGACGACGAGGGAACCCGGCGCAAAGGCATCGGCATCCACAACGTGAACGAACGGATCCAGCTGCATTTCGGCCATGAATACGGCATTAAAATCCGAAGCGAACCCGAAAACGGAACGTGCGTGACGATCACCGTTCCGAAGCTCGGGTGA
- a CDS encoding substrate-binding domain-containing protein yields MRKQRFTVAMIVLLLVAVFYAAYWMKSLTTASADGKTVTVVLKSLNVRSDFWQTVSAGAQVAGKQAGAVIDMAGPLQENDAEAQIKALEEAIERKPQAIVVAPYAHERMPEMMQRIRDAGIRLVVIDTPLDVDPKPVFVGDDHREAGKLAGRTAVQETGSHPVAAILTDFKYSLVSEQRREGVLDTLGDFPGSVYGTYYAGDSEDRAYDVAMSLLRDNKPDFNVIVALTPATTLGAAKAIKETASGSKVRLIGFDSTIGEIQLLEEGVLNATVVQKPFNMGYLGVKAALDLLDGKSVSSTFIDSTVVSSANMYTPEIQKLLFPFIENQ; encoded by the coding sequence ATGCGCAAACAGCGTTTTACCGTCGCCATGATCGTGTTATTGCTTGTCGCCGTTTTTTACGCGGCTTATTGGATGAAATCGCTGACCACGGCGAGCGCCGACGGCAAGACCGTCACCGTCGTGCTGAAATCCCTTAACGTGCGCTCCGATTTCTGGCAGACGGTCAGCGCAGGCGCCCAGGTCGCAGGCAAACAAGCCGGCGCGGTCATCGACATGGCCGGGCCGCTCCAGGAGAACGATGCGGAAGCGCAGATCAAGGCGCTCGAAGAAGCGATCGAACGGAAACCGCAGGCGATCGTCGTCGCTCCCTACGCCCATGAACGCATGCCCGAGATGATGCAGCGCATCCGGGACGCCGGCATCCGGCTCGTCGTCATCGATACGCCGCTGGACGTCGATCCGAAGCCGGTCTTCGTCGGCGACGACCATCGCGAAGCCGGCAAGCTGGCCGGGCGGACGGCGGTACAGGAAACCGGCTCGCACCCCGTGGCGGCGATTCTGACCGACTTCAAATACTCCCTCGTTTCGGAGCAGCGCCGGGAGGGAGTTCTCGACACCTTGGGAGACTTTCCCGGCAGCGTCTACGGCACTTATTATGCCGGGGATTCCGAGGATCGCGCCTACGATGTGGCGATGTCGCTCTTGCGCGACAACAAGCCGGACTTCAACGTCATCGTGGCGCTTACCCCGGCGACGACGCTCGGCGCGGCCAAAGCGATCAAGGAGACCGCCAGCGGCTCTAAGGTGCGGCTCATCGGATTCGACAGCACCATCGGCGAAATTCAGCTGCTGGAGGAAGGCGTGCTGAACGCGACCGTCGTGCAGAAGCCTTTTAACATGGGGTATCTCGGCGTCAAAGCCGCTCTCGACCTGTTGGACGGCAAATCGGTGTCCAGCACATTCATCGACTCAACGGTCGTATCGAGCGCGAACATGTACACGCCGGAAATCCAGAAGCTGCTCTTCCCGTTCATCGAAAACCAATGA
- a CDS encoding extracellular solute-binding protein, with product MAFRPWLAALSALTALSLAACSAVKPEPVLSKPEKRALIRFVASEYSTETKPVLEQLVKEFELKNPLIDVELQVANWDILDGIYTSMISKNQPPDLLNTNVYAHFAKDGLLNDFNEILSPQLKSKLYPNLLEMDRIGGVQHAIPYVASVRSLYYNKDLFSKAGIAKPPATWSELEADSKKIIAATGSHGFGVDLTDNEIQAYLSYFFFGSGGGWIKDGKWTIDSPENVEGLTFLKKLFDEGLTDPEPTVTTRDEKQRILGDGMLGMMISGNYFTSVVPREFPGLKWGVGPIPVKDGHSPISFGVHDVLVSFKTDHTDKQALSKFLDFLYDNSTYQEMIQREGFLPVTTPVGKKLSEADPVMKANMDALAQARFYPVQEPAWQAVMDRARKMGDAVLYDNLSPKDALDQLQQFAVDRSSK from the coding sequence ATGGCCTTCCGGCCTTGGCTCGCAGCATTGTCCGCGCTGACGGCACTCTCTCTGGCCGCCTGCTCAGCCGTCAAACCGGAGCCCGTTTTGTCCAAACCCGAAAAACGGGCTTTGATCCGGTTCGTCGCTTCGGAATACAGCACGGAAACGAAACCGGTTCTGGAACAGCTCGTCAAGGAATTCGAACTGAAAAACCCGCTGATCGACGTCGAGCTCCAGGTCGCCAACTGGGATATCCTCGACGGCATCTACACGAGCATGATCAGCAAAAACCAGCCGCCGGACCTGCTCAACACGAACGTGTACGCCCATTTCGCCAAAGACGGACTGCTCAACGATTTCAACGAAATTTTGTCCCCGCAGTTGAAAAGCAAACTCTATCCGAATTTGTTGGAAATGGACCGGATCGGCGGGGTTCAGCACGCCATTCCGTACGTGGCTTCGGTCCGCAGCCTGTATTACAACAAGGATCTTTTCAGCAAGGCGGGCATCGCGAAACCTCCGGCGACATGGAGCGAGCTTGAAGCGGACTCGAAGAAAATCATCGCCGCGACCGGATCGCACGGCTTCGGCGTGGACCTCACGGACAACGAAATCCAGGCATATTTGTCGTACTTCTTCTTCGGCTCCGGCGGGGGATGGATCAAGGACGGCAAATGGACGATCGATTCTCCGGAAAACGTCGAGGGACTCACTTTCCTGAAAAAGCTGTTCGACGAAGGATTGACGGACCCGGAACCGACGGTGACGACGCGCGACGAGAAGCAGAGGATCTTGGGGGACGGCATGCTCGGCATGATGATCTCCGGCAACTACTTCACCTCCGTCGTTCCCAGGGAATTCCCCGGCCTCAAATGGGGCGTCGGGCCGATCCCCGTGAAGGACGGGCATTCGCCGATCTCGTTCGGCGTTCACGACGTGCTCGTGTCGTTCAAGACCGACCACACCGATAAGCAGGCGCTCTCGAAGTTCCTGGACTTCCTGTATGACAATTCTACTTACCAGGAAATGATCCAACGAGAAGGCTTTCTCCCGGTGACGACCCCCGTCGGAAAGAAATTGTCCGAAGCCGATCCGGTCATGAAAGCCAACATGGATGCGCTGGCCCAAGCGAGATTCTACCCCGTTCAGGAGCCGGCCTGGCAGGCGGTCATGGACCGGGCGCGCAAAATGGGGGACGCCGTGCTGTACGACAATCTGTCTCCGAAGGACGCGCTCGACCAGCTTCAGCAGTTCGCCGTCGACCGCAGCTCGAAGTAA
- a CDS encoding ABC transporter substrate-binding protein, with product MKNKRKITAASLAALLIVLLLAACGGKNNDASSSSPSASEPAASASSPSASASASAPADSGTKLTGDFEIQYFVGGYGDKWWKKVIADFAAANPDLNVIESGGPQINEQMKPRWIGGNPPDFVYIDGAGLNDRQMVEDGQLEDLTDWFASAKNIDGTPIKDILAQPPQQYNGKIYNIPLVLNSWGIFWDKALFKEKGWTEPQDFQAFLDVSDKIKAAGINPFIHTGKYPYYINGAFLFPTIVSENNNDPSILQDMAANKVEAFQKPAVLAALNKIVQIRDKGFIDKASVQINHTDSQMLFLQHKDAFIPNGLWLPNEMSKDIPSGFDFGFIPSIGQNAGGKIVANTSTATVAIASKAKNKEAAKAFLQFIFSKAQASQWAELSGAPSNIKGDISASNAPSHVKDAAKFLTDPNTVVIPTITYNADVDKAMMDATLALTIGKITPEEWVKRVTDVAAKVK from the coding sequence ATGAAGAACAAGAGAAAAATCACTGCAGCCAGTCTTGCCGCACTGCTCATCGTGCTGCTGCTCGCCGCTTGCGGAGGCAAGAACAACGACGCTTCGTCCAGTTCGCCTTCCGCATCCGAGCCGGCCGCCTCGGCCTCTTCGCCTTCGGCTTCCGCTTCCGCATCGGCTCCCGCCGATTCCGGCACGAAACTGACCGGCGACTTCGAAATCCAATACTTCGTCGGCGGTTACGGCGACAAGTGGTGGAAGAAAGTCATCGCCGACTTCGCCGCGGCCAACCCGGACCTGAACGTCATCGAATCCGGCGGACCGCAAATCAATGAACAAATGAAACCCCGCTGGATCGGCGGCAACCCGCCGGATTTCGTCTACATCGACGGCGCGGGCCTCAACGACCGCCAAATGGTCGAAGACGGCCAGCTCGAAGATTTGACGGATTGGTTCGCTTCCGCCAAGAACATCGACGGCACGCCGATCAAGGACATCCTGGCGCAACCGCCGCAGCAATACAACGGCAAAATCTACAACATCCCGCTCGTGCTGAACTCCTGGGGCATTTTCTGGGACAAAGCGCTGTTTAAGGAAAAAGGCTGGACCGAGCCGCAAGACTTCCAAGCGTTCCTGGACGTCAGCGACAAAATCAAAGCCGCCGGCATCAATCCGTTCATCCACACCGGCAAATACCCGTACTACATCAATGGCGCGTTCCTGTTCCCTACGATCGTATCCGAGAACAACAACGATCCGAGCATCCTGCAGGACATGGCGGCCAACAAGGTCGAAGCGTTCCAAAAACCGGCCGTGCTCGCCGCGCTGAACAAAATCGTGCAAATCCGCGACAAAGGCTTCATCGACAAAGCTTCGGTACAGATCAACCACACCGATTCGCAAATGCTGTTCCTGCAGCACAAAGACGCGTTCATCCCGAACGGCCTCTGGCTGCCGAACGAAATGAGCAAGGACATCCCGAGCGGCTTCGACTTCGGCTTCATCCCGTCGATCGGCCAAAACGCCGGCGGCAAAATCGTCGCCAACACGTCTACCGCAACCGTCGCGATCGCTTCCAAAGCGAAAAACAAGGAAGCCGCCAAAGCGTTCCTGCAGTTCATCTTCTCGAAAGCGCAAGCTTCCCAATGGGCGGAGTTGAGCGGCGCTCCTTCGAACATCAAAGGCGACATCAGCGCTTCGAACGCGCCGAGCCACGTCAAAGACGCGGCGAAGTTCCTGACGGATCCGAACACCGTCGTCATCCCCACGATCACGTACAACGCCGACGTCGACAAAGCGATGATGGACGCGACGCTGGCTCTCACCATCGGCAAAATCACGCCGGAAGAATGGGTCAAACGCGTCACTGACGTCGCGGCCAAAGTGAAATAA
- a CDS encoding carbohydrate ABC transporter permease, giving the protein MNTRSAKTQRNLFIAAFILPTFLFFCAFTIYPMLQGLYYSLFDWSGMSDHKTFVGLGNFKDMFKDPIVWQAIGNDYFLVVGKVIGIMVLATFFAVALTRFNFKLAGFFRSIFFIPNVISVVVIGVLWNFIYNPQIGFLNAFLSLFTSEKVDIAWLGFTSHTIWMLLPPAIWAGIGFYMILIIASIQNIPDSLYEASELEGAGQWQQFRSLTLPLVWEQIKVSIIHITMTTLNGSFIIVWIMTEGGPDNSTQVMGSYMYQMAFRQFHFGFGAAIGVLILVVSLITTVILQRLMRQEPIELG; this is encoded by the coding sequence ATGAATACCCGGTCGGCCAAAACACAGCGGAACCTGTTTATCGCCGCTTTCATCCTCCCCACTTTCCTTTTCTTCTGCGCGTTCACGATTTATCCGATGCTCCAGGGCCTGTACTATTCCCTGTTCGATTGGTCCGGCATGTCCGACCATAAGACGTTCGTCGGGCTGGGGAATTTCAAGGACATGTTCAAGGATCCCATCGTCTGGCAGGCGATCGGCAACGACTACTTCCTTGTCGTCGGCAAAGTGATCGGCATCATGGTGCTCGCCACCTTTTTCGCCGTCGCGCTTACGCGGTTCAATTTCAAGCTCGCCGGCTTTTTCCGTTCGATTTTCTTCATTCCGAACGTCATCTCGGTCGTCGTCATCGGGGTGCTGTGGAACTTCATCTACAACCCGCAGATCGGCTTCCTGAACGCGTTCCTCTCGCTGTTCACCAGCGAGAAGGTGGACATCGCCTGGCTCGGCTTCACGTCGCACACGATCTGGATGCTGCTCCCTCCCGCCATCTGGGCGGGCATCGGCTTCTACATGATTTTGATCATCGCCTCTATCCAGAACATCCCGGACTCGCTGTACGAAGCGTCCGAGCTCGAAGGGGCCGGGCAATGGCAGCAGTTCCGTTCGCTCACCCTGCCGCTCGTCTGGGAACAGATCAAAGTGTCGATCATCCATATCACGATGACGACGCTGAACGGCTCCTTCATCATCGTGTGGATCATGACGGAGGGCGGTCCCGACAACAGCACGCAGGTGATGGGCTCGTACATGTACCAAATGGCGTTCCGGCAGTTCCATTTCGGCTTCGGTGCGGCGATCGGCGTGCTCATTCTCGTCGTCTCGCTGATCACGACCGTCATCCTGCAGCGGTTGATGCGCCAAGAGCCCATCGAACTCGGTTAA
- a CDS encoding carbohydrate ABC transporter permease, with product METGIRNPAVKIAFYAILLLWSVSVIYPLIWTVLDALKNNEQFFLGAPWSLPKIPLIWDNFSYVWKHYHFDRYFVNSFIITVGSTLLGLILSAMTAYVLARYPFKGSGVLYLLYVSSMMIPFILGLIPLFFLMNSLHLINKPIGVIFVYASSLLAFGIFVLVGFFKSLPKELEEASVIDGASHFGTFFRVMLPLSQPGLITIAIVNVLNIWNEYIVGTILINDPRQYTLPVEIAVMQKEMQYRTEWGPLFAGLLFTIVPVLIVYMVFQRKIASGITAGAVK from the coding sequence ATGGAAACCGGCATCCGCAATCCCGCCGTCAAAATCGCGTTTTACGCCATTCTCCTCCTGTGGAGCGTGTCCGTCATCTATCCGCTGATCTGGACGGTCCTGGACGCTTTGAAAAACAACGAGCAGTTTTTCCTGGGCGCTCCCTGGTCCCTGCCGAAAATCCCGCTTATCTGGGACAACTTCTCGTACGTCTGGAAACATTACCATTTCGACCGCTATTTCGTGAACTCGTTCATCATTACCGTCGGCTCCACGCTGCTCGGCCTGATCCTGTCGGCCATGACGGCGTACGTGCTGGCGAGGTACCCGTTCAAGGGCAGCGGCGTGCTGTATTTGCTTTACGTATCGTCCATGATGATTCCGTTCATCCTGGGCCTCATTCCGCTGTTCTTCCTGATGAACTCCCTGCATCTGATCAACAAGCCGATCGGCGTCATCTTCGTGTACGCCTCCAGCTTGCTGGCGTTCGGGATTTTCGTGCTCGTCGGATTTTTCAAATCGCTGCCCAAGGAGCTCGAGGAAGCCTCGGTCATCGACGGCGCGTCGCATTTCGGCACGTTCTTCCGCGTCATGCTGCCGTTGTCCCAACCCGGCTTGATCACGATCGCGATCGTGAACGTTTTGAATATCTGGAACGAATACATCGTCGGGACGATCCTCATTAACGATCCTCGGCAGTATACGCTGCCCGTCGAAATCGCGGTTATGCAGAAGGAAATGCAGTATCGGACCGAATGGGGACCGCTGTTCGCCGGCCTGTTGTTCACCATCGTGCCCGTGCTTATCGTGTACATGGTGTTCCAACGCAAAATCGCCAGCGGAATTACCGCCGGCGCCGTGAAGTAA